A stretch of the Planktothricoides raciborskii GIHE-MW2 genome encodes the following:
- a CDS encoding ComF family protein gives MANWNRLLKPILDLWFQPNCVLCDRPAREIICAYCQRQLQQYQFAQPDRFWRQEVPSLFVWGAYQGTVKRAIAQMKLSQEQNCPELSKPLGKWLGQAWLKSPLSYGKKFTVVPIPSDPQRLKERGFNQAELLAKSFCDITGYPCQTQGLTRSRPTKALYGLSLEQRMQEINQAMGLGAAFRDRPPQNPVLLLDDIYTTGTTCREAQRVLQQNKIPVYGMVAIATTKK, from the coding sequence GTGGCTAATTGGAATCGACTGCTTAAACCGATTTTAGACTTATGGTTTCAACCCAACTGTGTTCTGTGCGATCGCCCCGCCAGAGAGATTATTTGTGCATATTGCCAGCGCCAATTACAGCAATATCAATTCGCCCAACCCGATCGCTTTTGGCGGCAAGAAGTGCCATCCCTCTTTGTCTGGGGCGCTTACCAGGGAACGGTGAAACGAGCGATCGCCCAAATGAAATTATCTCAGGAGCAAAACTGTCCCGAACTCAGTAAACCCCTGGGCAAATGGCTGGGACAAGCCTGGTTAAAATCCCCCCTATCCTATGGGAAAAAATTCACCGTCGTACCCATTCCCTCCGACCCTCAACGCTTAAAAGAACGCGGCTTTAACCAAGCGGAACTCTTAGCTAAAAGCTTTTGTGATATCACCGGCTATCCCTGCCAAACCCAAGGGTTAACCCGAAGTCGCCCCACCAAAGCCCTATACGGTTTATCGCTCGAACAGCGAATGCAAGAAATCAACCAAGCCATGGGGCTAGGTGCGGCTTTTCGCGATCGCCCGCCTCAAAATCCGGTCTTATTATTGGATGACATTTACACCACAGGCACTACCTGTCGCGAAGCCCAAAGAGTGCTCCAACAAAATAAAATTCCCGTTTATGGCATGGTTGCG